Proteins found in one Candidatus Zixiibacteriota bacterium genomic segment:
- the ggt gene encoding gamma-glutamyltransferase: MKRFWLITLTILYLISIAESINSASPKPAAARNGMVVASESQAAAVGLKVLEGGGNAVDAAIAVGAALNATEGYNFGMGGGCFILIYWAKTGEVTAIDGRERAPLKAFRDLYINPDDSTVIPDLSTEGVAAAAVPGLPAAFEMIHKRWAKRSLKDLLKPAIAIADTGIILSRTYAEKLLYSKSRLYQYPSSREIFFPKNDTLPYAFGDRLIQKDLAKFLKAFSKKGADWFYNSDFTESLVDFIDKNGGYLANEDFKSYKAVKRQPIHGNFRGYDIYSMPPPSSGGIHVVQILKMLEPFHMRYHGPGSSETIHLLAETMKRAFADRAYYLGDPDFVDVPVDGLLDSTYLAELRSTIKPYQASTIRGPGMLPSTESSQTTHYSIIDADGNMVSVTASLNTSFGSGVVMPGWGLLLNNHMDDFSIQPGTPNFYGLVGSEANAIEGGKRPLSSMSPTIVLYNNKPAGIFGSPGGPKIITTVAQVILNIIEFGMDVQAAVDFPRVHHQWKPDVVFIEPGIPTDVLVNLKAKGHNVYQTGYWSSAQCIWIDQETGLITGGTDSRSEGAALGY, from the coding sequence ATGAAAAGATTTTGGCTAATAACATTAACAATATTATACCTTATTTCTATTGCTGAATCTATAAATTCAGCCTCGCCAAAACCGGCGGCGGCGCGAAACGGTATGGTAGTTGCCTCCGAATCGCAGGCGGCGGCGGTCGGATTAAAAGTACTCGAAGGTGGCGGTAATGCAGTGGATGCGGCAATTGCAGTCGGCGCCGCTTTGAATGCAACCGAGGGCTATAATTTCGGCATGGGCGGCGGCTGTTTTATCCTGATTTACTGGGCTAAAACCGGCGAAGTAACCGCCATCGATGGCCGTGAACGCGCCCCGCTTAAAGCTTTTCGAGATTTATATATCAACCCTGATGATTCAACTGTTATCCCCGATCTATCTACCGAGGGTGTTGCGGCGGCAGCTGTGCCCGGCTTGCCGGCGGCTTTCGAGATGATTCATAAACGCTGGGCTAAGCGCTCATTGAAAGATTTGCTTAAGCCGGCTATTGCCATAGCTGATACGGGCATCATTTTATCGCGCACTTATGCTGAAAAACTGCTCTATTCTAAAAGCCGTCTTTATCAGTATCCTTCAAGTCGGGAAATATTTTTCCCCAAAAACGACACGCTGCCATATGCTTTTGGTGATAGATTGATACAGAAAGACTTGGCTAAATTTCTGAAAGCATTTTCCAAAAAGGGAGCCGACTGGTTTTATAACAGCGATTTTACCGAATCGTTGGTTGATTTTATTGATAAAAACGGCGGCTATTTAGCCAATGAAGATTTCAAGTCATATAAGGCTGTAAAACGCCAGCCTATTCACGGCAATTTTCGCGGTTATGATATTTATTCCATGCCGCCGCCATCCTCCGGCGGTATCCATGTAGTGCAGATTCTGAAAATGCTCGAGCCATTCCATATGCGTTATCATGGTCCGGGTTCATCCGAAACAATCCACCTTCTGGCTGAGACTATGAAACGTGCTTTCGCCGATAGAGCATACTATCTCGGCGACCCTGATTTTGTAGATGTGCCAGTTGATGGCCTGCTTGATTCGACCTACCTTGCAGAACTAAGGTCAACAATAAAGCCGTATCAAGCCTCAACTATTCGCGGGCCGGGAATGCTTCCCTCAACTGAAAGCTCTCAGACAACGCATTATTCTATTATCGATGCTGACGGCAACATGGTGTCTGTAACCGCCAGTTTAAACACATCGTTCGGGTCGGGTGTTGTGATGCCCGGCTGGGGTCTTCTGCTGAATAATCACATGGATGATTTCTCGATTCAACCGGGAACGCCTAATTTCTATGGTTTGGTTGGCTCTGAGGCAAATGCTATCGAGGGCGGCAAGCGTCCGCTTTCATCGATGTCGCCGACAATCGTTTTATATAATAACAAACCGGCTGGTATTTTTGGTTCGCCGGGAGGACCGAAAATTATCACAACGGTTGCGCAGGTTATTTTAAATATCATAGAGTTTGGCATGGATGTGCAGGCGGCGGTTGATTTCCCAAGAGTGCATCATCAGTGGAAGCCGGATGTGGTATTTATCGAGCCGGGAATCCCAACTGATGTTTTGGTAAATCTCAAAGCCAAAGGGCATAATGTTTATCAAACAGGATATTGGTCATCCGCGCAATGTATATGGATTGACCAAGAGACCGGCTTGATTACCGGCGGCACCGACAGCCGTTCCGAGGGCGCGGCATTGGGATATTAG